A stretch of the Drosophila sulfurigaster albostrigata strain 15112-1811.04 chromosome 2L, ASM2355843v2, whole genome shotgun sequence genome encodes the following:
- the LOC133837213 gene encoding probable cytochrome P450 28d1, which produces MSQFTNDKVDKILANNPFLLMGDIWKERRAEITPGLSTNRVQAVYSVTQNICKQFVDYIKKQQRMAPSGGLNAKTLSLCYSTEVVADCVLGISSGSFSDNPTPLVGMIKRVFEHSFGFIFFNTLASLFPLIRKFYCVPFFTKDVENFFFDIMQKAINLRRENNEHRNRADFLNYMLQLQEKKGLDTMMLTSHTMTFLTDGFETTALVLSHTLLQLARNPEAQRLLREEVATGALSFDQLSELPYLDACISETLRIFPPGLAARRLVTEPFKFVNKNGVSVEVVPGEVVIVPNYAFHHDPNYYEHPEKFQPERFLEHNGGVRKYRDQGVFFGWGDGPRVCPGMRFALTQLKAALVEIVRHFNIKPNPQTRTDNALDETYFMATLKGGIWLDFEALDLRRIVSIEKICMRQSKDYHDCCAMCPITIALIVLALLIGLIYIFLIWNFNHWNKRGIKTVKSWPLVGSFPSVFTQKRNVAYEIQDIYNQYKDTENIVGVLNTRAPQLLILTPEYARAVYVTEFRKFHDNEMSQFTNEKVDKILANNPFLLLGDKWKERRAEITPGLSPNRVQAVYSVTQNICKQFVDYIKKQQRMAPSGGLNAKALCLCYTTEVVADCVLGISSGSFSDNPTPLVGMIKRVFEHSFGFIFFNTLASLFPLIRKFYCVPFFTKDVENFFFDIMQKAINLRRENNEHRNRADFLNYMLQLQEKKGLDTMMLTSHTMTFLTDGFETTALVLSHTLLQLARNPEAQRLLREEVATGELSFDQLSELPYLDACISETLRIFPPGLVARKLVTEPFQFVNKNGVNVEVVPGDVVIVPNYAFHHDPNYYEHPEKFQPERFLEHNGGVRKYREQGLYFGWGDGPRVCPGMRFALTQLKAALVAIVRQYNIKPNPKTRTDNILDETYFMATLKGGIWLDFEERE; this is translated from the exons ATGTCCCAATTT acCAATGACAAAGTGGATAAGATACTGGCAAACAATCCGTTTCTGCTAATGGGCGACATTTGGAAGGAGCGACGCGCTGAAATAACACCTGGACTTTCAACAAATCGA GTTCAAGCAGTCTACTCCGTCACCCAAAACATTTGCAAGCAGTTTGTCGACTACATAAAGAAGCAACAGCGCATGGCGCCATCTGGTGGTCTTAATGCGAAAACTCTGAGCCTTTGCTACTCAACTGAAGTAGTTGCTGACTGTGTGTTGGGCATTTCGTCGGGAAGCTTTAGTGATAATCCGACACCGCTTGTGGGAATGATTAAGCGTGTCTTTGAACACTCGTTCGGCTTCATATTCTTCAATACGTTGGCATCGCTTTTTCCTTTAATCAGGAAATTCTACTGTGTTCCATTCTTCACGAAGGATGTAGAAAATTTCTTCTTTGATATCATGCAGAAGGCCATCAATTTGCGACGAGAAAACAATGAGCATCGCAACCGAGCGGACTTTCTTAACTACATGCTTCAGCTGCAAGAAAAGAAGGGACTCGACACAATGATGCTCACATCTCACACAATGACCTTCCTAACCGACGGGTTTGAGACTACCGCCTTGGTGCTATCCCACACTTTGTTGCAACTTGCTCGCAATCCGGAAGCGCAGCGTCTGCTTCGCGAGGAGGTGGCAACAGGAGCGTTAAGTTTTGATCAACTGAGTGAGCTGCCTTATTTGGATGCCTGTATAAGCG AAACACTTCGTATATTCCCACCGGGACTGGCGGCACGTAGACTTGTGACGGAACCtttcaaatttgttaacaAAAATGGAGTCAGCGTAGAGGTAGTTCCTGGAGAAGTGGTAATTGTGCCCAACTATGCCTTCCACCACGATCCGAACTACTATGAGCATCCAGAAAAGTTCCAGCCCGAGCGTTTTCTCGAGCACAATGGAGGCGTGCGCAAATATCGTGACCAGGGAGTCTTTTTCGGGTGGGGTGATGGACCTCGTGTTTGTCCAg GAATGCGCTTTGCTCTTACCCAACTCAAAGCTGCATTGGTTGAAATCGTTCGTCATTTCAACATCAAGCCAAATCCACAAACACGCACTGACAACGCCTTGGATGAGACATATTTCATGGCTACCCTTAAGGGGGGCATTTGGTTGGATTTTGAGGCAC TCGATTTGCGACGTATTGtgtcaattgagaaaatatgtatgcgtCAATCTAAGGACTATCACGAC TGTTGTGCAATGTGTCCGATAACTATAGCATTGATAGTACTCGCCTTATTGATAGGCCTGATATACATCTTTCTGATATGGAATTTCAACCACTGGAACAAACGTGGTATCAAAACTGTTAAATCGTGGCCACTTGTTGGAAGTTTCCCAAGTGTGTTTACCCAAAAGCGAAATGTTGCATATGAAATTCAAGATATATACAA CCAGTATAAAGATACTGAAAATATCGTAGGCGTGCTGAATACCCGAGCGCCACAGCTGTTGATCTTAACTCCGGAATATGCGCGAGCTGTTTACGTGACAGAGTTTCGAAAATTTCATGACAATGAAATGTCTCAATTT acCAATGAGAAAGTGGATAAGATACTGGCAAACAATCCGTTTTTGCTATTGGGTGACAAATGGAAGGAGCGACGCGCTGAAATAACACCTGGACTTTCACCAAATCGg GTTCAAGCAGTCTACTCCGTCACCCAAAACATTTGCAAGCAGTTTGTCGACTACATAAAGAAGCAACAGCGCATGGCGCCATCTGGTGGTCTAAATGCGAAAGCCCTTTGCCTTTGTTACACCACCGAAGTGGTAGCCGACTGTGTGTTGGGCATTTCGTCGGGAAGCTTTAGTGATAATCCGACACCGCTTGTGGGAATGATTAAGCGTGTCTTTGAACACTCGTTCGGCTTCATATTCTTCAATACGTTGGCATCGCTTTTTCCTTTAATCAGGAAATTCTACTGTGTTCCATTCTTCACGAAGGATGTAGAAAATTTCTTCTTTGATATCATGCAGAAGGCCATCAATTTGCGACGAGAAAACAATGAGCATCGCAACCGAGCGGACTTTCTTAACTACATGCTTCAGCTGCAAGAAAAGAAGGGACTCGACACAATGATGCTCACATCTCACACAATGACCTTCCTAACCGACGGGTTTGAGACTACCGCCTTGGTGCTATCCCACACTTTGTTGCAACTTGCTCGCAATCCGGAAGCACAGCGTCTGCTTCGCGAGGAGGTGGCAACAGGAGAACTAAGCTTTGATCAACTGAGTGAGCTGCCTTATTTGGATGCCTGTATAAGCG AAACACTTCGTATATTCCCACCGGGACTGGTGGCACGTAAACTCGTAACGGAACCCTTTCAGTTTGTTAACAAGAATGGAGTCAACGTGGAGGTGGTTCCTGGAGACGTGGTAATTGTGCCCAACTATGCCTTCCACCATGATCCGAACTACTATGAGCATCCAGAAAAGTTCCAGCCCGAGCGTTTTCTCGAGCACAATGGAGGCGTGCGCAAATATCGTGAGCAGGGACTCTATTTTGGGTGGGGTGATGGACCTCGTGTTTGTCCAG GAATGCGCTTTGCACTTACCCAACTCAAAGCTGCATTGGTTGCAATCGTTCGTCAATACAATATCAAGCCAAATCCAAAAACACGGACCGACAACATCTTGGATGAAACGTATTTCATGGCCACCCTTAAAGGCGGCATTTGGTTGGACTTTGAGGAGCGTGAataa
- the LOC133842775 gene encoding LOW QUALITY PROTEIN: TBC1 domain family member 19 (The sequence of the model RefSeq protein was modified relative to this genomic sequence to represent the inferred CDS: deleted 1 base in 1 codon), with product MEELQDASIHHMTAKVIAAIKNTKCYEPIYEELQRLVASPSVDKNDMRNTLEDAIKAAGLETEIRNMIYNLVRSRLEKLDVGDTRQTSSSKATQSDPLGYLKRAGVLWDRRVRKSLNAMCGELKVPLHGQPRISADREDFVAKWNELSNYNMDLSNYRPVYAPKDLLEVLLSLKGPARTTESTDQIPQWEFSHIALPVKNLFELRTHYADLLRSDHYPVPDQCQRILDSRHAPMCQQYLKKGCTPAPYRGALWASVLDSKLHDYDIEYWQKLRNVVWTTDHIVDKLVFKDIQLTASNDDQYFVFEDVLYQVLLCFSRDTDIANCVEYEQFPVKGKTYEGPPSGVVPFHGICMFAAPFCYLYDSPVCLYYTFRAFYIRYCHRLTTINTHPQGIVSLCLLFEKLLQTYEPQLWSHFRELQIQPLRVVFKWLMRGFSGHLPPDQLLVLWDLILGFDSLEILPLFAIIILSFRKESIMQVASLDSIEAILADLSSIKVLPLVQLALSRD from the exons ATGGAGGAGCTGCAGGATGCTAGCATTCATCATATGACTGCTAAAGTTATAGCAGCGATAAAGAACACAAAGTGTTACGAGCCCATTTATGAGGAACTGCAGCGTCTGGTGGCCAGTCCCAGTGTCGACAAGAACGACATGCGCAACACTCTTGAAGATGCCATTAAGGCCGCTGGACTGGAGACTGAAATTCGCAATATGATTTACAATCTGGTTCGAAGCCGCCTTGAAAAGCTAGATGTTGGCGATACCAGGCAGACATCTTCTTCT AAAGCGACACAGAGTGATCCCTTGGGCTATCTAAAGCGTGCTGGAGTTCTCTGGGATCGGCGTGTCCGCAAGAGCCTCAATGCTATGTGTGGCGAGTTGAAAGTTCCACTGCACGGGCAACCACGCATTAGTGCTGATCGAGAAGACTTTGTAGCAAAATGGAATGAACTGAGCAACTATAACATGG ATCTTTCAAATTATCGACCCGTATATGCTCCGAAAGACCTTCTGGAGGTTCTACTATCACTGAAAGGACCGGCTAGAACCACCGAAAGTACTGA TCAAATACCACAATGGGAATTTTCACATATAGCACTACCCGTTAAGAATCTCTTCGAATTGCGAACACATTACGCAGATTTGTTACGCAGTGATCACTACCCTGTGCCGGACCAGTGTCAACGTATTCTGGATAGCAGGCATGCCCCAATGTGTCAGCAGTACTTGAAGAAGGGCTGTACGCCAGCTCCTTATCGCGGTGCACTTTGGGCTTCTGTGCTAGACAGCAAGCTGCACGACTAT GACATTGAGTATTGGCAGAAGTTACGGAATGTCGTTTGGACTACCGATCATATTGTGGATAAGCTTGTTTTCAAGGATATCCAGTTGACGGCTTCTAACGATGATCAGTATTTCGTGTTTGAAGATGTACTCTATCAAGTACTACTGTGCTTCTCTCGCGACACAGATATAGCCAACTGTGTAGAATACGAACAATTTCCAGTGAAGGGAAAGACATATGAGGGACCCCCATCG GGGGTTGTGCCCTTCCACGGCATCTGCATGTTCGCCGCCCCATTTTGCTATTTGTACGATTCTCCCGTGTGcctatattatacatttaggGCATTTTACATACGCTATTGCCATCGATTGACTACAATCAATACGCACCCACAGGGTATCGTTAGCCTGTGCCTGCTCTTCGAAAAGCTGCTTCAGACTTATGAGCCACAATTGTGGTCGCATTTCCGTGAGTTGCAAATACAGCC CTTACGTGTAGTATTCAAATGGTTAATGCGAGGTTTCTCCGGCCATTTGCCACCAGATCAGTTATTGGTGCTGTGGGACTTG ATACTCGGCTTTGATAGCTTGGAGATCTTGCCACTATTTGCCATCATAATTTTAAGTTTTCGTAAAGAGAGCATAATGCAAGTGGCCTCACTAGATAGTATCGAGGCCATCTTGGCCGACTTATCGTCTATTAAAGTCCTGCCCTTGGTGCAATTGGCTTTAAGTCGCGACTAA
- the LOC133842791 gene encoding pancreatic triacylglycerol lipase → MFKLWILFAYLSLEFLIGTASDLQPQCFKTPYTSCPNENISFWLHTPLRPQGILVDTLHLAGLPLTSKSLKVLIHSMGGSRYSTPNSVLIPELLQLPDVNILVVDYEKLSPEPCYTESSYNIHIVAGCLAQLLATLLSLGLLEANQLHLIGLGLGAHAAAFTSNILERTHSKVSHITALNPSKALFLTPDVKQRIDPSDAEFVDVIHTDVMVLGLMQPVGHVDFYPNKGVVQPNCGDPKDIKSNYCYHHRSVEYYAESIFSPTKFWAFRCKDLYGFIVGECQPNDDLVELGYNTPRTARGNYFLGTNDYPPYARGEQFFNLDRNLENQTFLPKEMIEMLGKMKDGARGLTTFH, encoded by the exons ATGTTTAAGCTATGGATCCTATTTG CATACTTAAGCCTGGAGTTTCTGATCGGGACCGCTTCGGACTTGCAGCCACAATGCTTCAAGACGCCATACACTAGCTGCCCCAATGAGAACATTAGTTTCTGGCTGCACAC GCCTCTGAGGCCTCAAGGCATCTTGGTGGATACGCTCCATTTAGCAGGTCTACCCTTAACGTCGAAGTCGTTGAAAGTGTTGATTCACAGTATGGGTGGCAGCAGGTACAGCACACCCAATTCCGTGCTGATCCCAGAGTTGTTACAACTTCCCGATGTGAACATTTTAGTCGTGGACTATGAGAAATTATCTCCCGAACCTTGCTACACTGAATCGTCCTATAATATTCACATTGTAGCTGGTTGCTTGGCACAATTGTTGGCCACTCTACTGTCGCTCGGATTGCTGGAGGCAAATCAGCTTCATCTTATAGGTTTAGGGCTGGGCGCACACGCTGCTGCATTTACTTCGAACATCTTGGAGCGTACTCACTCCAAGGTGTCTCACATTACTGCACTCAATCCGTCCAAGGCCCTGTTCCTAACACCTGACGTGAAACAGCGGATTGATCCCAGTGATGCTGAATTTGTGGATGTCATTCACACGGATGTTATGGTACTTGGTCTTATGCAGCCCGTTGGACACGTAGACTTCTATCCCAACAAGGGCGTCGTACAGCCCAATTGCGGAGACCCAAAAGATA TTAAATCGAATTACTGCTACCACCATCGCTCAGTTGAATACTATGCAGAATCAATCTTTTCTCCGACTAAATTCTGGGCATTCCGCTGCAAGGATCTGTACGGCTTTATTGTAGGCGAATGCCAGCCCAATGACGACCTCGTGGAACTTGGATATAATACACCTCGCACGGCACGCGGCAACTACTTTTTAGGCACCAATGATTATCCACCCTATGCTCGTGGAGAACAATTCTTTAACTTAGATCGCAATTTAGAAAACCAGACGTTCCTCCCCAAAGAAATGATTGAGATGCTAGGTAAAATGAAGGATGGAGCAAGAGGGCTTACAACCTTTCATTAA
- the LOC133842834 gene encoding troponin C — MEDDEKMDIMRKAFQMFDTQKTGFIETLRLKTILNSMGQMFEESELQDLIDENDPEDTGKVNFDGFCNIAAHFLEEEDAEAIQKELKEAFRLYDREGNGYITTSTLKEILAALDDKLSSSDLDGIIAEIDTDGSGTVDFDEFMEMMTGD; from the exons ATG GAGGACGATGAGAAAATGGACATCATGCGGAAGGCATTCCAAATGTTCGACACCCAAAAGACGGGATTTATTGAGACACTGCGACTGAAGACCATCTTGAACAGCATGGGTCAGATGTTCGAGGAGAGCGAGTTGCAGGATCTGATCGATGAGAATGATCCCGAGGATACAGGCAAAGTCAACTTTGATGGCTTCTGTAATATTGCTGCCCATTTCCTGGAAGAGGAAGACGCCGAAGCCATACAAAAAGAGCTGAAGGAAGCTTTTCGTCTATACGATCGCGAGGGCAATGGTTACATAACAACATCCACACTCAAAGAGATTCTCGCCGCTCTCGATGATAAGCTGTCGTCCAGTGATCTTGATGGCATCATTGCGGAAATTGATACTGATGGTTCCGGCACCGTTGACTTTGACG AGTTCATGGAAATGATGACGGGTGATTAA
- the LOC133842763 gene encoding bone morphogenetic protein receptor type-1B isoform X2: MAPKSRKKKAHARSLRCYCDGSCPNNASNGTCETRPGGSCFSAVEEVYDESTGLYEEERTYGCMPPEENGGLLMCKVASVPHIHGKNIVCCEGEDFCNRDLQPAYTPKLTTPAPELPVSSESVHTLALFASIIVCMSVFIVVVFIMCLIYKRREKSRKQPRLINSMCNSQLSPLSQLVEQSSGSGSGLPLLVQRTIAKQIQMVRLVGKGRYGEVWLAKWRDERVAVKTFFTTEEASWFRETEIYQTVLMRHENILGFIAADIKGNGSWTQMLLITDYHEVGSLHDYLSTSVITPQKLQLLAYSLASGLAHLHDEIFGTPGKPAIAHRDIKSKNILVKRNGQCAIADFGLAVKYISELDEIHIAQNTRVGTRRYMAPEVLSQALNPQQFEEFKRADMYSVGLVLWEMARRCYTPISNTKTTTCEDYALPYHDVVPSDPTFDDMHAVVCVKGFRPPIPARWQEDDVLATVSKIMQECWHPNPTVRLTALRVKKTLGRLETDCLIDVPMKIV; the protein is encoded by the exons ATGGCGCCGAAATCCAGAAAGAAGAAGGCACAtg CACGCTCTCTGCGCTGCTACTGCGATGGAAGCTGTCCGAACAATGCCAGCAACGGGACCTGCGAAACACGACCTGGAGGCAGTTGCTTCAGTGCCGTTGAGGAGGTGTACGACGAATCGACAGGACTCTACGAGGAGGAGCGCACTTACGGCTGCATGCCGCCAGAGGAGAATGGTGGTTTACTAATG TGCAAAGTGGCCTCAGTGCCTCACATTCATGGCAAGAACATTGTCTGCTGCGAGGGCGAAGACTTCTGCAATCGCGACCTGCAACCCGCCTACACACCCAAGCTGACCACTCCGGCACCGGAGCTGCCAGTGAGCAGTGAGTCGGTGCATACGCTAGCACTCTTTGCCTCCATCATTGTCTGCATGTCAGTTTTCATAGTTGTGGTGTTTATCATGTGCCTCATCTATAAGCGTCGCGAGAAATCGCGAAAGCAACCGCGCCTGATCAACTCGATGTGCAACTCACAGCTGTCCCCCTTGTCGCAGCTGGTGGAGCAGAGTTCGGGCTCGGGCTCAGGACTACCTCTGCTTGTACAGAGAACGATTGCCAAGCAGATTCAAATGGTGCGTCTGGTGGGCAAGGGACGCTACGGCGAGGTGTGGCTGGCCAAGTGGCGCGACGAGCGTGTTGCGGTCAAGACCTTCTTCACTACCGAGGAGGCGTCGTGGTTCCGTGAAACGGAAATCTATCAAACCGTTCTCATGCGTCACGAGAACATCTTGGGCTTCATAGCCGCTGACATCAAGGGCAACGGTAGCTGGACGCAAATGCTGCTGATCACTGACTACCACGAGGTGGGCAGTCTACACGATTATCTGTCCACGTCGGTGATCACTCCACAGAAACTGCAGCTGCTTGCCTACTCACTGGCCTCGGGATTGGCCCATCTGCACGACGAGATCTTTGGCACACCTGGCAAACCGGCCATCGCGCACAGGGACATCAAGAGCAAGAATATCCTGGTGAAGCGGAATGGCCAATGCGCCATTGCGGACTTCGGACTCGCAGTCAAATACATCTCGGAGCTGGACGAGATTCACATTGCCCAGAACACACGCGTTGGCACACGACGCTACATGGCTCCCGAGGTGCTTAGCCAAGCACTCAATCCGCAACAATTTGAGGAGTTCAAGCGCGCCGACATGTACTCCGTTGGCCTTGTGCTGTGGGAGATGGCGCGTCGCTGCTATACGCCCATTTCGAACACAAAGACGACAACGTGCGAGGACTATGCGCTGCCCTATCACGATGTTGTCCCCTCCGATCCGACCTTCGATGACATGCACGCCGTGGTGTGCGTGAAGGGCTTCCGGCCGCCAATACCAGCGCGTTGGCAAGAGGATGATGTGCTCGCCACAGTCAGCAAAATTATGCAAGAGTGCTGGCATCCCAATCCCACGGTGCGACTCACTGCGCTTCGTGTGAAGAAAACACTCGGTCGACTTGAGACGGACTGCCTCATCGATGTGCCCATGAAGATTGTCTAA